The following is a genomic window from Verrucomicrobiota bacterium.
TTCAGATCGCGCATGGCGACCAGGATGCGCCGCTGCGACGGTTTCAGACCGTCGCGGGCATCGGGCAGCGCACGCGAAATGATGACGCTCATCGCGTACGTCGTGAACGACTCGCGCATCTCGTCTTCGATGTCGCGCTGGACGACCCGTTCGTTGCGTGTGTACATGCTCCTCCTGTCGCCTCGTACCGGTTCTGAGTCTCGCGTACTGTAATCGCCCCGCCCGCGCGGGTCAAGATTTCCGTCGAGGATTCCCGTCCCCTGTGCGCTTCGTCTTCCTGCGGTTGGAGAAAGAACAGGCTGCCGGGAGCATGGAGCCCACGGGAACGGAAACGGGCATTGACCGAGGCGGGACATACCCATACTATGGCGGCACGGGAACGTACGGTAAGGGTCCGCGCAGCACCATGGGCGTTGATGAACAACTGACCGCCATGCGGCGAGACCTGGCCCACCTGCGCGAGCAGGTGGCGCACCTGTCGAGTCTCATCGAGGTGAGCCACGTCATCAACTCGACGCTCGAGCTGACCAACCTGCTCACGATCATCATGGACATCGCCAAGACGGTGATGCGCTGCGAGGCGAGCTCGCTCATGCTCATCGACGAGGCGACCAACGAGCTCGTGTTCAAGGTCGCGCTCGGCGAGAAGGGCGAGCTCGTCGAGAAGTTCCGCCTCAAGATGGGCCAGGGCATCGCCGGCTGGGTGGCGCAGCATGAGGAGCCGGCGCTCATCGCCGACGCGGCCAAGGACGACCGTTTCTTCAAGGCCGTGGACAAGGAGACCGGCTTTGAGACGCGCTCGGTGCTCTGCGTGCCGCTCAAGGTCAAGGGCAAGACGATCGGCATCCTCCAGGCGCTCAACCCGACCGACCGCGCCCACTTCGATGAGGCGGACATGCAGCTCTTCCAGGCGTTCGCGAGCCAGGCCGCCGTCGCTGTCGAGAACGCCCGCATGCACGAGCGCATCATCCGCCAGCGCGCCGTCGAGCAGGAGCTCGAAATCGCCAGCCAGATCCAGCAAAGCTTCCTGCCCAAGAAGTTCCCCGACGTGCCGGGAGTGACCATCGCGGCCGTCAGCGTGCCCGCGCGCAACGTCGGCGGCGACCTCTACGACGTGATTGACCTGGGGGACAGCCGGGTCGGCATCGCCATCGGCGACGTGGCGGGCAAGGGCGTACCCGCGGCGCTGTTCATGGTCAAGGCGATGAGCGACCTGCGTTTCCACACCGCGTCGGTCGCCACAGCGGCCAAGGTGCTCCAGACGGTCAACGAGCTTGCCGGCGAGAGCGACCTCGGCGTCTTCATTACGGCGCTCTACCTCGTGCTCGACGTAAAGACCGGGCAGCTCGAGTACTCCAACGCCGGCCACCTCGCGCCGGTCGTCATCCGGCCCGGCCTGGACGGCGTGATCCGCCTCGAGGAAGGTCGCAACCTGCCGCTCGGCGTGGCGCCGGGCACCCGGTTCGACCAGAGCGAGTTCACACTCGAGCCCGGCGACTCGGTCTTCCTCTACACCGACGGCATCATGGAAGCGCGCAACGCTAAAGAAGAGGAATATGGCGACGGCCGGCTCGACGCGCTGCTAGGCGGGCGCGACGCATCGCCCGACGAGCTCATCGCCCTCGTCCGCCGCGACCTCGCCGTCTTCACCCAGGACCGCCCCCAGCACGACGACCTGACGGCCCTCGCCTTCCGATACGAACCGGCATAGCCTGAACTCGAAGGAGGACGGACCCATGCGACGGAGACAACGTGATCTGATCGGCGTCGCGCTCGTCGTCATCCTCTGCGTCCTCGCCTGGCGCCTCTGGCATGGGCGGGTATCCCAGAACACCGATCTGAACACGGCGTTGTTCGAGGCAGTCGAGACCGGCAACGCGAAGGCGGTCGAAGCCCTTCTCGACAAGGGCGCCAGCGTGAAGGCCGTCAGCCCGGAATGGGGCACACCGCTGCACGCGGCGGCAAGCAACGGTGACACGAAGATCGCCAAGCTCCTGATCGAACGGGGCGCCGACGTGAACGCGCGGCCCAAGGACGCCCAGACCGACTGGACGCCGTTGCACGCCGCGGGAACCGCCGGTCACCTGCCGATGGTCGAGCTCCTGATCGCCAACGACGCCGACGTCAACGCCAACACGCCCGAGTTCTCCACGCCGCTTGCATGCGCGGCCGGCCACGGGCACAAACGCATCGTCGAGCTGCTGGTCTCCGCAGGCGCCGACGTCAACCTTCGAGGAACGACGAACGGTGCGACGCCGCTGTTCTCGGCAGTCAGCCACGGGCAGACCGCGACGGTCAACTGGCTGCTCAGCCACGGCGCAGACATCAACGCGCCGGACGCCCACGGCACGACGCCCCTGGCCATAGCCGCTGAAGAGGACAACGAAGCGCTCGTAGACCTCCTCACCGCGCGCGGCGCTGAATGGACAATCCACGTGGCCGCAGCGCGCGGGGACCTTGTCCGGCTCCGCGATCTGCTCGAGCACGGCGCCGATCCCAATGCACAGGATAGGCGGGGGCGCACGCCGCTGTCCTACGCCGCTGCCAAGGAGCAGGGCGCAGCCGTGAAAGCCCTTCTGGATGCGGGGGCCGATGCCAATCTCCACGCCGCTTCCTCCTCGAGCGTGCTTTTCACCGCCGCCGCCAACGGCCACACGGAGATCGTGCGGCTTCTCGTCGAGGGAGGCGCTGACGTCAACGCCCGCGCCAAGGGCTTCTTGAACATGACGCCGCTCGACACTGCGATCCAACACAAGCACGATGAGGTGGCCGAGATCCTCCGAGCCCGCGGCGGCAAGACGTCCCAGGAGCTCAGAGGCGCCGGGCGATAGCCGGCGCGAACGTTCCTCCGCCCGATTTCCCTTTACACCCGTCGCCCCCGCTGTACGATTCCGCTCCGTCGAATAGCCCACGAGGAGGAACGGTTGCATGGCGCACATCAAGGTCACGAAGACCCAAACGCCCGTCGAGATCTCACCGCTCATCTACGGCGACTTCATCGAGTTCATCGGGCGGATGACGGACCTGATGTGGGGCGAACGGCTCGACGACCGGAAGTTCGCCGGTCACAACCCGCCGCGGCTCGAGTTCCACTTCCTGCCCGAGGAGGAGACCGAGCAGCGCCGCCCGTGGCGCGATGCGATCTGGCACGCCACAGGCCGCGTCGTGCTCGATGAGGCGGACCCGTACAGCGGGCCGAGATGCGCGCGGATCGAGGCCGACGACGTCGAGGCCGCCGAGATCGGGGCGGACGGTGCAACCATCAGCTCGCCGGGGAGCGGCTGGGTCGGCATCCGGCAGAAGACGTGGGTGCGCAAGGGCGAGCGGCTCCGGTTCGCCGGCTACTTCCGCGCAAGCGCGCCGGTGCGCGTCAAGGTCGCCGTGGGGCGATACATGGGCTGCTTCATGCAGCCGTACGGCAGCACATTCGAGTTCGAGATCTCCGGCACGAAGTGGCAGCGTATCGAGGGCGCGCTCGCGCCGCAGGTGGCCGACGAGGCGGCCGACTTCGTGCTTCTGCTCGAATCACCCGGCACGCTCTGGGCCGACTCGCTCAGCCTGATGGCCGTGGATGATCTGAAGAACCACAAGGGGTGGCGGGGCGACATCGTCGAGGCGGTGAAGGCGCTCAGGCCCGGCGTGTTGCGCTTCGGCGGGTCCGAGCTGAACTGCTACGGCTGGCGGATCGGCGTGGGCGACCGGGACAAGCGGGCCCCGTTCCCGCGCCTCTGCTGGGGCGGTATGGAGTGGAACGACGTCGGCATCGACGAGTTCCTCGACTTCTGTGGGCTCGTCGAGGCCGAGCCGCTGCTGTGCATCAACGCGGTCACGGAAGGCCCGAAGGACGCCGTGGATCTCATGAAGCATTGCGCCGCGCGAAAGCAGGGCCCGAAGGTGCGGTTGTGGCAGATCGGCAACGAGCTGGGCGGCGCCAAATATGAAGCCGTTCTGCCCGGGTTCTGCACGGCGATGAAGAAAGCGCAGCCGGACGCCGTGCTGCTGACCGCCTACCCGCCGTCGGAACCGACGCTCAAGAAGATCGCGCCGCTCATCGAATACGTCGCGCCCCATTACTACCGGCCCGATGTCGAGCAGGACGCGGCCGAGACCGACGAGCTCCGCGCGCGCCTGCATGGCATGGCCGAGACAAAGCACATCAAGCTGGCGATCACCGAATGGAACCAGACGGCATGCTGGTGGGGCGGCGGACGGGCCGTGCAGTCCACGCTCGGCAACGGCCTGTACGTGGGCCGCATGCTGAACCTGTATCGCCGCAACGGCGACTTCATCGGCATCGCGAACCGCTCGAATCTCGTCGATAGCTGGCATAGCGGCAGCATCCAGGTCCGGGGCAGCCGCGTCTGGTTCTATCCGGCCTACCTGGTCCAGCGGCTGTTCGCCACGCACGGCGGGCGCTCCCTGCTCGACATCGAAGGCTCATATGATCGTCTGGATATTTGCGCGGCTCTCGAAGAGAATGGCACTGCGTGCTTGACGGTCGTTAACATGGGCACTAAGAGCGTGAGGCTTGAGGCGGACCTGAGCGCCGTCGGCGCGTTCAAGTCGGCCACGGCGCACGTCGTCGCCGGCAACGACGAGTGGATCACCAACCACGCCGCCGAGCCGGAACGCATCCGCATCGAGAGTCGGCCGGCTCCCGTGATCGCGGGCATGCTGCACTGGGAGGTTCCGGCGCTCTCAGCGTCGGTTGTCACGTTGGCCTGACCAAGGAAACAAGACCACGCATCGTCGGAGGACATGGAATGCAGGGCTTCAACGGATTAGGAATGAGCTTGGGCAATCTCGCGCGGCTGTCGAAGGCCAAGACCCGCTCGATCAGCGCGGAGAACCCGACGGGTGAGAAGGGCAAGGGCGCGATGGCCGACCCCGACCCGGGCGCCTCACTCGCCCACCTCGGCAAAGGATGGAAGTGCCGGCCTACGGTCTCGTTCAAGCCGGGCGAGACGGTCGTGCTCGCCGATATCAAGGGGCCCGGCGCAATCCAGAGCATCTGGATGA
Proteins encoded in this region:
- a CDS encoding SpoIIE family protein phosphatase codes for the protein MGVDEQLTAMRRDLAHLREQVAHLSSLIEVSHVINSTLELTNLLTIIMDIAKTVMRCEASSLMLIDEATNELVFKVALGEKGELVEKFRLKMGQGIAGWVAQHEEPALIADAAKDDRFFKAVDKETGFETRSVLCVPLKVKGKTIGILQALNPTDRAHFDEADMQLFQAFASQAAVAVENARMHERIIRQRAVEQELEIASQIQQSFLPKKFPDVPGVTIAAVSVPARNVGGDLYDVIDLGDSRVGIAIGDVAGKGVPAALFMVKAMSDLRFHTASVATAAKVLQTVNELAGESDLGVFITALYLVLDVKTGQLEYSNAGHLAPVVIRPGLDGVIRLEEGRNLPLGVAPGTRFDQSEFTLEPGDSVFLYTDGIMEARNAKEEEYGDGRLDALLGGRDASPDELIALVRRDLAVFTQDRPQHDDLTALAFRYEPA
- a CDS encoding ankyrin repeat domain-containing protein; this encodes MRRRQRDLIGVALVVILCVLAWRLWHGRVSQNTDLNTALFEAVETGNAKAVEALLDKGASVKAVSPEWGTPLHAAASNGDTKIAKLLIERGADVNARPKDAQTDWTPLHAAGTAGHLPMVELLIANDADVNANTPEFSTPLACAAGHGHKRIVELLVSAGADVNLRGTTNGATPLFSAVSHGQTATVNWLLSHGADINAPDAHGTTPLAIAAEEDNEALVDLLTARGAEWTIHVAAARGDLVRLRDLLEHGADPNAQDRRGRTPLSYAAAKEQGAAVKALLDAGADANLHAASSSSVLFTAAANGHTEIVRLLVEGGADVNARAKGFLNMTPLDTAIQHKHDEVAEILRARGGKTSQELRGAGR